A stretch of Arachis hypogaea cultivar Tifrunner chromosome 15, arahy.Tifrunner.gnm2.J5K5, whole genome shotgun sequence DNA encodes these proteins:
- the LOC140179183 gene encoding uncharacterized protein — MLKHDSQNKVKTCDNCQKHAPIIHIPAEHIHHSNVTWPFNQWGLDILGPFSTAPGQHFASVEHPQTNGLAEAANKVILHALKKKLDDANGLWAELVPEVLWGYNTTPQLATKETPFRLVYGSEAMIPLEISQSSIRTKIGNHNEDRRAELDIIEEIRDIATLRQRAAQQAIARRHNKTVRSRSFHKGDLVLRKTENARKPTSHGKLAANWDGPYRVTQVLSNGAYKLESLNGTILPNTWNVSSLKKFYS, encoded by the exons ATGTTGAAACATGATAGCCAAAACAAGGTAAAGACCTGCGACAATTGTCAAAAACATGCACCAATCATACACATTCCTGCCGAACATATTCATCATTCCAATGTTACCTGGCCTTTCAACCAATGGGGGCTGGATATCCTCGGTCCGTTCTCAACGGCACCAGGCCAG CATTTTGCTTCGGTCGAGCATCCTCAGACAAACGGATTAGCCGAAgcagcaaataaagtcatcttgcaTGCACTCAAGAAAAAGTTAGACGACGCAAATGGACTCTGGGCCGAATTAGTACCTGAAGTCCTTTGGGGATATAACACAACTCCTCAATTAGCAACAAAAGAGACACCATTCCGACTTGTATATGGCTCTGAGGCAATGATACCACTAGAAATTTCACAAAGCTCTATCAGAACTAAGATCGGTAATCACAATGAAGATCGGAGAGCCGAGTTAGATATCATCGAGGAAATAAGGGATATAGCAACACTCCGACAACGTGCAGCGCAACAGGCAATAGCTCGGCGACACAACAAAACAGTAAGAAGCCGATCATTTCACAAGGGTGACTTAGTACTTCGAAAGACAGAGAATGCTCGGAAACCAACCTCCCATGGAAAGCTCGCAGCAAACTGGGACGGCCCATACCGAGTAACACAAGTCCTCAGTAACGGAGCATATAAGCTAGAATCACTAAATGGTACAATCCTACCTAACACTTGGAATGTTTCCTCCCTTAAGAAATTTTATAGTTAA
- the LOC112750093 gene encoding uncharacterized protein isoform X2: MPRGKRIKNPLKFVDERENNNASHSLQAPAPAAFEDITSVEASEAPSQDPSQAPSQTAANSISSDGVTRCSNSKSSSAWNVEIIDSTNMKKKAKIKVKDVCNLPRGDRVIIEVDEEGAAYGEAQSLLAGYCGILATNARIFPISFEKWSGQENGGMPKSFKDECFDTMIKYLETGKKPSRGMMYIETHKRKDGSFVNSEALTIVEQIELNMTPSNTQFEVSPNNAVGKVLGPEHSGRVRCMGMGAAPTNTFRNVRSPLNGMTISTNSAGSSSPTTAAILQEKINNLESDLHNSQQKVISLESKLQQSFDMMKAYLMMKEGGIPEALVGFFSAREANDAESEPTTPFDARRSAGDSNGYPRTNI, encoded by the exons ATGCCAAGGGGCAAACGCATAAAAAATCCATTAAAGTTTGTAGATGAAAGGGAAAACAACAATGCTTCTCATTCCCTTCAAGCTCCAGCACCAGCAGCATTTGAAGATATCACTAGTGTAGAGGCTAGTGAGGCTCCTTCTCAAGATCCTTCTCAAGCTCCTTCTCAAACCGCTGCAAATTCCATTTCATCTGATGGAGTCACACGTTGTTCTAACTCAAAGTCTTCATCTGCTTGGAATGTGGAGATAATTG ACTCTACAAATATGAAGAAGAAGGCTAAGATCAAAGTCAAGGATGTTTGCAACTTACCTAGGGGAGACCGTGTAATTATAGAGGTTGACGAAGAGGGTGCGGCATATGGTGAAGCACAAAGTTTACTTGCTGGCTATTGTGGTATATTAGCAACTAATGCTCGTATCTTTCCAATTAGCTTTGAAAAGTGGTCAGGACAAGAAAATGGTGGCATGCCTAAGTCTTTTAAGGATGAGTGCTTTGATACAATGATAAAG TACTTGGAAACGGGAAAAAAGCCTAGTAGAGGAATGATGTACATTGAAACACATAAGAGAAAGGATGGGTCTTTTGTAAATAGCGAGGCATTAACTATAGTG GAACAAATTGAGCTGAATATGACACCGTCAAATACACAATTTGAGGTGTCCCCTAATAATGCTGTTGGTAAAGTTTTGGGGCCTGAACACTCTGGGAGAGTTCGTTGCATGGGCATGGGAGCAGCGCCTACAAATACCTTTAGGAATGTGAGAAGTCCGCTTAATGGGATGACCATCTCCACTAATTCAGCTGGATCTTCTTCGCCTACTACTGCTGCAATTTTACAGGAAAAGATCAATAATTTGGAGTCTGACTTGCATAATTCACAGCAAAAGGTCATTAGTCTAGAGTCTAAATTGCAGCAATCATTTGATATGATGAAAGCATATCTAATGATGAAGGAAGGAGGAATCCCCGAAGCGCTTGTTGGCTTCTTTTCTGCCCGCGAG GCTAATGATGCTGAAAGCGAGCCTACTACTCCCTTTGATGCTAGGAGATCAGCTGGTGATAGTAATGGATATCCGAGGACAAATATTTGA
- the LOC112750093 gene encoding uncharacterized protein isoform X1: MPRGKRIKNPLKFVDERENNNASHSLQAPAPAAFEDITSVEASEAPSQDPSQAPSQTAANSISSDGVTRCSNSKSSSAWNVEIIDSTNMKKKAKIKVKDVCNLPRGDRVIIEVDEEGAAYGEAQSLLAGYCGILATNARIFPISFEKWSGQENGGMPKSFKDECFDTMIKELCMKNKENRSKQTIPHTCGSKSNSRRRHEIVYIYTYLYLETGKKPSRGMMYIETHKRKDGSFVNSEALTIVEQIELNMTPSNTQFEVSPNNAVGKVLGPEHSGRVRCMGMGAAPTNTFRNVRSPLNGMTISTNSAGSSSPTTAAILQEKINNLESDLHNSQQKVISLESKLQQSFDMMKAYLMMKEGGIPEALVGFFSAREANDAESEPTTPFDARRSAGDSNGYPRTNI, translated from the exons ATGCCAAGGGGCAAACGCATAAAAAATCCATTAAAGTTTGTAGATGAAAGGGAAAACAACAATGCTTCTCATTCCCTTCAAGCTCCAGCACCAGCAGCATTTGAAGATATCACTAGTGTAGAGGCTAGTGAGGCTCCTTCTCAAGATCCTTCTCAAGCTCCTTCTCAAACCGCTGCAAATTCCATTTCATCTGATGGAGTCACACGTTGTTCTAACTCAAAGTCTTCATCTGCTTGGAATGTGGAGATAATTG ACTCTACAAATATGAAGAAGAAGGCTAAGATCAAAGTCAAGGATGTTTGCAACTTACCTAGGGGAGACCGTGTAATTATAGAGGTTGACGAAGAGGGTGCGGCATATGGTGAAGCACAAAGTTTACTTGCTGGCTATTGTGGTATATTAGCAACTAATGCTCGTATCTTTCCAATTAGCTTTGAAAAGTGGTCAGGACAAGAAAATGGTGGCATGCCTAAGTCTTTTAAGGATGAGTGCTTTGATACAATGATAAAG gagCTTTGCATGAAAAATAAGGAAAATCGAAGCAAGCAAACCATTCCTCACACTTGTGGATCTAAATCCAACTCTCGGAGGCGACATGAgatagtatatatatacacatacttG TACTTGGAAACGGGAAAAAAGCCTAGTAGAGGAATGATGTACATTGAAACACATAAGAGAAAGGATGGGTCTTTTGTAAATAGCGAGGCATTAACTATAGTG GAACAAATTGAGCTGAATATGACACCGTCAAATACACAATTTGAGGTGTCCCCTAATAATGCTGTTGGTAAAGTTTTGGGGCCTGAACACTCTGGGAGAGTTCGTTGCATGGGCATGGGAGCAGCGCCTACAAATACCTTTAGGAATGTGAGAAGTCCGCTTAATGGGATGACCATCTCCACTAATTCAGCTGGATCTTCTTCGCCTACTACTGCTGCAATTTTACAGGAAAAGATCAATAATTTGGAGTCTGACTTGCATAATTCACAGCAAAAGGTCATTAGTCTAGAGTCTAAATTGCAGCAATCATTTGATATGATGAAAGCATATCTAATGATGAAGGAAGGAGGAATCCCCGAAGCGCTTGTTGGCTTCTTTTCTGCCCGCGAG GCTAATGATGCTGAAAGCGAGCCTACTACTCCCTTTGATGCTAGGAGATCAGCTGGTGATAGTAATGGATATCCGAGGACAAATATTTGA